tatatacctttttttattcttttatgaataaaaatttcGGTAATTTGAGCATCAGTGTGAAGATATCTCCCCAAACCCAAATTGTTTGCACACTTTTCCACAGACTTCTACTGAGACAGGTTACTCCCATCTTTTTTATATTTCCTTCAATTATCGAACCATaaattcttctttcttcccttctttttGGTCAGGGGCGAATCATAAGCCTATGAGACCTATCCTTCCCTTACCTTAAAAAGAAGTCTTTAGTTTTTGGATTATATAAGCCTTTAGTAGTCTCCAAGCATAGTTTTTTAGGCCGAAAAATCTGTGTGAGCGTTGGCTTCCCTTATGTATTTTAagggtttcttcttttttgcaCTAAGATAACCTTAAGAAGGGAAAAATAACAAGTTCAAGAGaatgaaaattatatatattaccaTTACTATATCACTATTCCTAATTCATACTAGGATTCAACTTTACAAGAAAATCTATTGAAGCTATCAAAATCTAAGAAAATTACAGAGGTATTGTCCTTTGTTCTAAGTGTCTTAGCCTCGGCCAACAATGAACTAGCAATCTTTTCTGCTAAATTCTCTCTCTCTGTACAGTACTTCTCCCTCATCTGTGCATTTGAGAAAACAAACTGTTAGAACAAACTGCTGCGAAATAGCACCAAATAAACTCCGAATAGAAACAAAAGTTTAGTGTAAAACCTGAAGCACTAGCTGAATTGCCTTCTTCATGCTGATGACATCCCAAAGCCCGTCACTGAAATTTGCAGATACGAAAGCATATTTACAATAGCAAAATATGAATGTGAAAGcaaataaactaaaatagtTCATAGGGACTAAAGCGTTCAGAAACCAAAAAGACCAAGATTTTAATAAAGCCACTTATTTCACCCATACTAATTCTAGAAAGACATCCTCCTAAGTCGTAAGCCACAGACTGAGTATATTAAGACAAGTTCTGTTCTTCTGAAAAAGAATATTCATAAAAAGCATATATCATAAGCAAAATCACCTAGCTAGAACGGCAAAAGCCCTGCTTGCTTGATCAATATGCACAACTTGACTAATATAAGGCTCTGAGCTGAACCGGGAATCCTGCTGTTTCAGGAATTTGTCGCCAAGCATCCTTGCAAGATTTATCCCTGCATCAATGTGAGAACCAGAAACAGCAATTGCCAAGTCAATATTGAGATTGAGAAAAGTGATCCTcttttttaatgaataaaattttcCGCATACCATATAAACGTGTTTCCCCATCTTTCAATGGTTCACCAGTCTCTTCAATTCTCTGTCTTTCAGAATAAGTTGTTATCTTGTGATCTTCCGACATCTTGATTTGTTCCCCATTTACActgccaaaaataataattgatgAGTTTCATATACCCATCATAGCAACAAGAACTCCGGTCCAGGTAAACCAACACATACAGCAATTGTTACATATAAGCACCTAAAAATACTGCAAAAACTTGACAAAACTTCATAATGATATGAATTACAAATAGAAAATTCCACACTCAATTCTTTTCAAAAGTTTGTTATACCTCAAAAATTCTAAAACAACAAAGGACAGGATGTTCATGTACAAAAGTATTATCCACCAATGGAGTTATAGAATGTGTCTCTCCGTCTAACAATAGACGCGAAGCAAGTCTAAACCATCAACAATATTATTTCATTTCTGATAGTCCAATTATCATCCCACCTTGGATAAACATACCTCATAACACAGGCAGAGTCTCCAACATTTGCACATTGTGCAAAGAAATTTTCACCATCAGCCCACACCAGAAGCACTGTTGCTGTACATCCCTGCAAAGAGTTTATTAAAATCTATACacgataaattaaaaaaaaacaacaaccaaaaaaaaaaatttatctggTTAAGGACTATCCAAGATCACAGTGGAGCACATATTACCTCATAGTAATGATTCAAGCATGCTTCTGTTTGAGAAAATGCATCTCTTAGAATTTCTGAAGCATCATGAAGTGATAAAATCCGCTCCCTTTTTGATGAATCCAATAATATATTAGCAATTATCTCAGGAAAAAGTCTGAAAAAAGAAATTTGagaaaaattagtaatatttcATATACTAAGAAGAGCAAGAACCATGGATCAGGATATAAAATTGGCCTCCACTAAAATTTAAACACTAACTTGCTTGCAGATTTAGCAGCCCCATCTCCACCATGTCCATCGCAGATACCAAATAGCCCAAACTGCAAATTGGGCATTGAAGTGGGTTAGCTCCACTCCCTATATAATTGTGAGAAACAAAATATTGAAGGAATGCCATGAATATATGCAGAACCTGATCCAGCCCAGGCAGAGGCCATTGATAATAGCAAACATCTTCCATAGCAAGCTGTTTTGCTCCTCTACGCAAAGCCATGGGATCTGATGCCATACCAACTCCAAATGGAATGCATTGCTGATTTTGTGCAGCAACATGAACCTGCCATAcaataaaataacatagaagtAAGTACAGGATTGTTTTACAAAAGAAGCAAATGCCATAATCTATGGCATCCAAAAATATAGGCACCACTGTATGCTCACTCCAAGTATCACCATGATAATGTAAACAATATAGCACATAGATTGTATAGTGAAGTTTCAGTTAAAATTGAGACTTATGAAGATCATATACAAGAATCTGCTTTTTTctgaacaaagaaaaaataatcaCACATAGCCTAATTAGTACCCCACTGTTAGGGGAGGCAGTATATTGGAAGAATAAAAACTGCTCTCTGACTCAATCTAAAAGGAAACTACAGTATGATTCAGCTTAGCTAAATTCTATATTATATGAAAAAACTTATACCCCTATATCTGTATGCAGGAAACATGAAGGAAACTGTATTTAAATAAATCTCCAAAGAAAGACTACAAAATATTCCCGTGTAAAAGTATTATTGAATAGCAATGGGATACAGGAAACTTGTTTATAGATTACCAACTAAATTTTATCCACCCATAAAACCTAAAGACAGTCCCTTCGCATCTAATATCACCAATAGAAATACAAACTTTGCATCTATAATAATCCAAAAGGTGGCAGTTAAATGAGATTCAGCCAGAACACATACACTTATGTTCGATGTTGTTCCAAGTGTTATGATATCGCCATCAGCAAGATTCACTGGATCTCCCCAAAGCCTGCTTCCAGTGTCTGGATGGTTGATTGGCCTAGAATTCAAGAGTGTTCCATTTAAGCTACCCATATCCACCAACTCCCATTTCATTTtctgaaaaataattttcaacaaGGATTACTGCACACCATAGCATACATGGTCGAAAACCCAATGCAGTTACAAGGGAacataagaaaagaaaaagaatttttacATCCAAATTCCAATTTATCATGGCATGCTTTCCCGAAACCTCTGAATCCTTTATCACCAAATCGCTTGGAGGAACTCTTCCCAGGGTGAGGGGCAGACCAGCAGAATTCATAGACTGTACAGAACATCGAATCCCCCGGGAAGGACCACTGATAACCTCCAGAGTAAGGCAACTTCCTGCACTCCTAACGCAGATACATGTTGACATGTTTGGCATATCAAGACAATGCAAATAACAAATAGCAGCTGCAAACAAATCAAAAGAGAGTTAAGAAATTACTTTGACCAAGGATATCTCTCTCCAGAGAGTCCAGAACCCTATTATTCTGGAGATGctgatggtgatggtgatgcTTTTGTGCTTCAGCTAAGAGAGCAGGAGAAAGCCTGAGGGTTTGGCCAACATCAACAGAGTCTGCAGACATAACATCTAAAACCAAAGCATCCCCTTGCTGTGGCGCATTGCGAATCGGAAGCCTCGGCTTGCGTACAAGGCCAAGTGATCGAGGAGAGCGAAAATGAACTTCGTTGGGGTGACAAGCACCTTCGAGATCATAATCTCTGGCCAATTCATTGTTCTGATTATTGCTATTATTATTGAAGGGCAAATTGGCATCGTTGGCATCACCTTCTTCGCGAACGAGAGGTCTCTCTAGCTCACCAACAGCGACCTACAAAATTGGGGATTCAGAAGACAAGTGTTGAATCGAGGGAAGTGACGCAAGATTTGGGGATTAGGTAAGGAAATTAAATACCTTGAGGGAAGAGCGGGAAGGGGAGCGGAAGAAGAAACGCCATGGTTTGAAGAGATAAAAAAGGAAGATGAGGATGAGAAGAAGCATAAGGAGAAGGATGACAGTAACAACGGTTTGTAGCGTAGCCATCGTGATCggtctcttcttctctttgtCTTCTCTCTCTTACACCTTACTCTCTTCTTCAGATTGGGTATTTGGGTTTGGGTTTGGGTTTGCGACAACCTCGCCTATGCTTTGAAATAGtcactctctcttctctttttcttacATCCTATCAACCCACATTCACTTTTTCTTCTGCAAATTTCAAAttactatttattatttacttCCGACATTGATATTATCAATCA
The genomic region above belongs to Arachis stenosperma cultivar V10309 chromosome 5, arast.V10309.gnm1.PFL2, whole genome shotgun sequence and contains:
- the LOC130979247 gene encoding protein phosphatase 2C 70-like codes for the protein MATLQTVVTVILLLMLLLILIFLFYLFKPWRFFFRSPSRSSLKVAVGELERPLVREEGDANDANLPFNNNSNNQNNELARDYDLEGACHPNEVHFRSPRSLGLVRKPRLPIRNAPQQGDALVLDVMSADSVDVGQTLRLSPALLAEAQKHHHHHQHLQNNRVLDSLERDILGQRSCLTLEVISGPSRGIRCSVQSMNSAGLPLTLGRVPPSDLVIKDSEVSGKHAMINWNLDKMKWELVDMGSLNGTLLNSRPINHPDTGSRLWGDPVNLADGDIITLGTTSNISVHVAAQNQQCIPFGVGMASDPMALRRGAKQLAMEDVCYYQWPLPGLDQFGLFGICDGHGGDGAAKSASKLFPEIIANILLDSSKRERILSLHDASEILRDAFSQTEACLNHYYEGCTATVLLVWADGENFFAQCANVGDSACVMSVNGEQIKMSEDHKITTYSERQRIEETGEPLKDGETRLYGINLARMLGDKFLKQQDSRFSSEPYISQVVHIDQASRAFAVLASDGLWDVISMKKAIQLVLQMREKYCTERENLAEKIASSLLAEAKTLRTKDNTSVIFLDFDSFNRFSCKVES